A segment of the Thermothelomyces thermophilus ATCC 42464 chromosome 7, complete sequence genome:
TGAGCGTTGTCGCATGCGGGCGGATCCTCGGCGTGTGGCTTCCAGAGTTTTGCCTGACCGGAGGACTGTGGTGCGTTGGTTAGCAAGGGTGGCACAAGTGATTCGGGTCGTGCTGCATTGCCCGGCAACAACGTGCCAAAGCTGTTGACTTACATCCGTGGCGAACCCGGGGCCGTTGAGGATATGCTGCGCGAATACGGCGAGTCGAAATGGAGGCCATTGGGGACTCCGATGGGGGGACCGGATTGGCCGGCGCCAGCCGTCCTGAGACTCTCCTTCAGCGCATTGGTTAAGGCTGGCGAAGGTAAGACGCTGTGAAGCGGGTGCGTTTCTGCTCCATGATGGCTATCGCCGATGGCTTGAATCGTGGGTGAAGAGGGATCAGAAGCCGTTGCACCCATCCGATGGCTCATAGCAAGTTTCCGCAGCGTCAATGATGATGACTGCGGCGCAACAGCGGCGTCTTCTCTAGATGCTTTCTAGGTCAGCTGTGGTGTCGATGGCGCGAGGATTACTGATAATCGCAAATAGCGGATGAAGGAAGACCGAAAAGCGAGATATGTGAAAAAGAAATAGGGAAGAGACCTTTGACATGCAGACTCGCTTGGTCGGGGATCGGAGCCAGATGCCGCGACATGGAAAAAAGAAGGCTGCAGGGGCTCGGGCATGGGTCCGCGGGCGGGGTGCAGCTGGAAGATATTAGCAAATCACCTAACGCAAGAGCAAAACAGGGATGCGGTGCGTCAAAGGCCAGGCGTGGGCCGGTGTCATTCAGAAGCGTGCTGGGCTGGCCGGGCTGGGACCAATCGATGAATGGTACCGGGTCTCGGTGGCATGGCGAGAAACAGCCAAGGGTGCTATCTGCGCTGATCGCCTCGGTCGCGATGAAGACGAGGTTGGAACAGAAGCCACTCACTTTGACACGCGGATGCACAGATCGCACGTTTTCTTGCGTCTAGCGTAGTGAAGGCGCAGTCCTCTGTCGAATGCGAGGCGAAAGCGACTTTTTTGGCGCGATGGAGACGTGGGATTTTTGGAGGCTCCTGGGGCACGGGGGTTCGAGTTGGAAAGGGAATGACGTAAGTGGTCTCGTTGCACCGAACTCGCTGTGGAGTGACTCAACTCGCAAACTCGCTCGGTGCCCTGCTCCTTGCCCTGCCTCATTACAGTACGCCCGCTGATGCCAAGATACAAAAATCGAGGAAATGGCAGGCAGATGACTGTCGATGCTGAGCCCGGTTGCACCGCCCAGAAGCTTGTGGTTGGGCACAGATTGGCAGGCCACTGGCAGCTTGGTCTCAGTCTGCCGTGCGCCCCGAGTCTGAGATCAGCTCTTCTGTTGTCCAACTGCAGCCTAGCCGAGAGCGCGTGGCGACATGGCCGATTGACCTCAACGGGGCTCCTGGGAATCCTTATAGTTATCTCGAGTAGGTCGTCTCTTTCtgatactccgtactgtggGAATATCCCCGATGCAGTCAGAACCCGAAGAGCCCCCGTTCGCTGGCCTTCCCGACATGTACCGGGTCAGCAAATCGGGGTGTTCTCCCTCTGTCCCGCTGCGTCTCGCCGTTCCGTCTCTTAACGCCAGAGTTCAACGACTTTGCCAGATTGCAGGCAATGCGGATCTTTGCTACTCGCAGAAAACGGCCGACTTGGCTTTTTCTTGGTTTCTGGAGATCGGTTGGGGACGCCGACATCATGATCTCAATGGTGGGCTTGGTAATAAGATCTTCGATAAAGCCAAGCGATGCTGTTGCAAACTTGCAGGAAACCAATAAAAAGGGTTCAACACACGCCTGTCCTGACATTTCTGTCCATGAGGAGTCATTCCAAGGAGGTTTGCTCCGCATATTGGTGATGCATATTTGGAATACGATGCTACTCAATTTCCAAAGGTTGAACAGAACCCCCACGCGCAAAACTGAAGTTACTGTACGGATGttactgtatgtacggattacatacatgcaTACGGTGGCCCTACGTCCCCGGTCGGCGCCAAGAACCCGGTAGCGTAGAGTGTGGATGGGTTGTCTGCGGGTATCGACCCGGACATCCGTTCTGCAAATGCCCGGCTATGCTCAAGCCTCTCCTGCACCTTTTTTCTACTTCCAGAGTAACCGTATCTTGCCGTACTGAGATCAACACATCAGATGTCGAGAGCGCTGACAGGCAGCGAAATTTGATCCCAACGGACTGCTCCCGTCTCTCTGGTTCAGAGCATCCACAGTGGAGCGGATCCGAGCTGCGAACTTCGCTTACTAGGGGCCCTGCAGTGCCCTGACCAGTTCCAGGTCAGGCAGGTAGAAAAGTGAGGCGCTGTCGGGGGCAACATCGGAGCCTTTCACGATACGTCCGATGAAGGAAGGGTGGAACTTTGGGACTTGAGACGGCACGACCGGAAGCAATCAGAGATTACCTAGAGAGAGGCGAGGTAGGCGGGGAAGAATGGGACGACGCCCCCCCGCCTCACCCTACACTAATTGTACACTTGCTATGGAGTAAGAAGCTTGTTTAGAAGTACCTAAGTACCTTGGGTTACACGAGCAAGAATACCACACTCAGGTACGCCCTTTGTTCGATGTCGGCTGCTTTCCGATTCTCGTCATGTTCCACTTATTTTTTGTTGGTCTTATGTACACTAATCCGTATTCCTACGGTATACGACGGCTTTTACACACTTTGTCTCGTCACGGTGTTCTCACAAAGGTCGGCTTATTGTTACATGTTTTATATGGGGTCGCTCCCAGCCTACCGTCGACATCCATGTGCCAAATAGCAGCTGTCTTGTAGCTGCACGACGTCGTGCATACATCACCAAGCCATCTCTGCTTGGGCGGCACAGTGCTACCCAATTCTAGACACCGACACCGGTTTTCGTTCGCAGGGCGTTGTTCTAAAGATGCAAACATGGTCCAATCGCAATATGAAGCTCACAcgatgttttttttttttttttttttttttggaacCTCAAGCCTTCCGGAGAGTTCAGTCAATCGGATTTCATTGAGGCCGGGTATCGACCAGCTGGATTGTCGGATCCAGTGAGTGCAACCGCAAAGCAGCGTAGCGTTCGGGTCGCGAAGCGAAAAGTGCAACATCTCATGGCAGCCGGAATGCAGCAGATGCAGCAAGAGGGCACAACGCGGGGTCATCTAGTGTACTGTAGCTATGCAGGTACAGTACAGTGAAGTGTAAATGGCGGCCCCTGCCCTTTTCAGCTGCGGAAGAAGCGGGAGCCTGCAAATGCCCTACTTGTAGTAGTAGCTGCGGTCTCGCCTGCCATCGACCAGTGccgtagtgtatgtatgtactatgtagtgtagtgtatgcTGAAGTGACCCCAGGATCCACTCAGGAACAAGGTTCCTCTCAGGTGTGGGCCTGGGCTGCCAGTAATTTTCCGTCGCAACCACAAAGCCGAAAGGGAGGAGATAGGTCTGGCCGCTTCTGGGCAGCTTCCTGTTCATGAGGAACAGGGCCTGTTCTTTCCCTCAAGCTCAGGCTGCGATTTGTGCAGGCTATGCTTTCCCGCACTTCGTTCGTTTCTCTTATCCGCGACTGTCTCTTCCAACCTTCGGCTCACTCTGCCGCCTCCATTCGCTCGCACAACCCCCGCAGCTCTCGGACCAGAGCCTGAAGACCTTCTCAGACTTCGTCTCTCAGCCCGCCGTTCTCGATACCAGGCCATCGCATGCTTCCCTCGGTTGCAGACCTGCTGAGCGCCCTACACTCCGCCTCCGGATAGCTGAGCATTTTGCTCCGAACGTTGCATCCGACAAGATGGGTGAGGATGACAGGAGCATTAAGAGATCGCTTGCAGCCCAAGACCCCATTGTGCGGGAACTTGTCCAGGAGGACATCGAGCATGGTGTTTTAATCCCGTTGAAGACGACGCTCGAGTTGCGCGACGACTATCAAACGGGACATGTGCTGATCACTCGCACGCCGACCAAGGCGGCCAACCCGGCCATCCTGTAAGCATCCAGCTATCGGGTCTGAGCTGCTCTTATGTTCGTGCTAACCTCCACAGTCTGCTACGCAACCTGCTACCAGATGAGATCATTAAGGGTCTCCCTCATCTACGCAGGTGCGCAAAGCCGTCGGACTTGCCAGCTCACCTCAAGGCGCAGTTCATGAACGAGTCCCCGCAGAGCCGACAGATACACACGGGCAAGTCGAGTTGGATATACATAATCGTGGGCCCTGAGAACCTTTTCAACCGTGACGAGGTTGCTCAAGCGCTCTCTACGATAGAGGGAATGGAAGAAGAAGTGTTCCTTCGGCGGATCCCAGTTCCGATGGTGCCTCCAACATCGCAGGTCCAGGCTGCCATGTGGTCGCAGCACTTCTGGCCCTCGCTATATCGGAAGAATAACCCACTGGGGCCCCATCCTTCCATGATTGCTCGACAAACAGAGGAGATAGCCAACGACGCCGCGATATGGATGGCGCTAGCGCACAAGGTGGCGAGGGAATCTCACGCCTCGGGCTATGGTGAGCCAATGGGTGCCTGCATCATTCAGCGGGACGAGGGGAGGACAACGCTTGTTGCCCTTGCTGGCGATGCTCGCTGGTGTCCGCGAGGAAAGGTTGGGTGCTCTGGGAACCCAATGGCACATTCGGCCATGCGCGCCATCAGTATCGTTGCGCAGAAGCTTGTCCGAGCCGAGAACAGAAAGACGGAGACCAGGCCGGAGCCCATTCTTGAGTTCGAGGCCTTTCAGGACAAGCCACTCCTTGACGACGAGAAAGCGGTTTATGACTTGGAGCACCCAAACCCGGACGGCTACCTGTGCCACGGGCTCGAGATGTACCTCACACACGAGCCTTGCGTTATGTGCTCAATGGCCATCCTTCATTCGCGCATGGGCAAGGTTGTCTTCCGTCACCGTATGCCGCTGACGGGCGGGCTCTGCGCGGAGGATCGTGGCCGGGGTCATCCTGCCCTCAAGGGTGCCGATGGCGGCCGAGGGCTCGGCTTGTTCTGGCGGCGGGAGCTGAACTGGAGCATGGTCGCCTGGGAATGGGAATCGAGCGGCTGTCTGCAGCCGCTTAGGGTCGATGGGGCGACTCATGCCTAGTACCTGCCCGCCGCTCCTCGTCTAGCTTGACATGGCATGTATAGTTTGTAAGGATCTCGTGTGCATTATCGGCATTGCTTTGGGTTGGCAAAGCAGAAGCCAGGGGAGTTCGGTAGTTCTCTCGTCGAATTGGGCATTGTGGGCGCGACGGTCATAAACCGCAACCCCCCCccgtttttttctttctttgcTGAGCAACTGGGGTACTGGAGGCCGGCGTTAGATAGGCAGTCTCTGCGAGCCTGGCGTTGCCGGATGTGGAACGGACTAACCGGCGCATGGAAAAGTTAGAGGCACATTATGACAAGGGTTAGACGGCGTTGGTCAAGATAACATGTTTATTTTTTAAGTCGAGGAATGGTCAAGACCCCAGAACAACTTGAGTTATGAACAAACAGCCATATTCATGCAATTGTGCCACTAGTAGTGGGGCTTGCTGAAGGGTTACGGATAGATTTCCTTCCCATCATACGTGATACTTTGTTTGGCGGCTGGCGATAGCAGCAGACGGACGATATGCCGCGCAGAGCATCTCTTCCTCGGCCGATAAAACCAAAATGGCAGAGCCACACCTCCGGTTCTTACAAACACACCCACATTCAAACCGGGGGAGTTTGCGGCATCAAGAGACCATTGACCGATGCAGGTGAGGTAACAGTTCGGCGCTATAACTGGCATTTTATAGGTACCTGACCGCACCTACAATCCTGGCCAGAAAGCTGGGCCTTGATGAATCCCGAGTGTGCAAACAAACTCCAAGATCGTCTCGGCTGGAGCCGCACAAATGGTGCCAACGGCCCGGGGGGGAGGGCGGGGAACCCCACTTTGACAGGACAATCAGGAGGAAGGAACAAACACGGGCAAACCCGCAGCATCAAGCCGCAGATGTGTGGGTCAACCCGCTGCCGATCGAATCCTCAGAAGAAGATCAGCGCTGATTCGACCGCCGAGCCTCTACGAAGGACCTCGAAGGGTTCGCGAAGGGCGCGCAGGCAACGTCAGCACTTGCGCAACCTTCTGACTGCAAAACTTCATCATTGTCGGCTCACTCCTCTCGAGCGCTCTCGTACACGCCCGACTCTCCCGACTTCTTGCATCCCGGAGAATCAAGGTTCCTACCGAAGGAAGGAGTCTGGAGTCGCACTCAAACGAGACATGGAAGGACAAACGCTTTGCCGCAGCCGGGGCCGCGCCCCATATTGCAAACAGCAGACTCGATAGCTTGGTGCCTGCGGTTCGATAACACGAGTAAAGCTTTCCTTGGGTGTTGCTGTGGTAGTCTCGGGACTGTCCTCGCCGTCGAATGTTGAAGTGCAACATCACCGGTAGACAAAGACGTTTCGAGAACGAGCCGCGACGGAGATTCTCTTCGCAATACAACAACTAACATCTAGGGATCCAGAACCCGACCACTTCTGTGGAAGCGGCCAAGATGCCGACTCTGGCCACCACTAACTTCAACATTCTTCTCAGCGTGCTGGGCGGTTGGTTGTCGCTCTTCGGCTCGGTCTCGTACCTCTTCAAGGGGAGCTTCTACCTCTCCGAGGCCCGTATGTCGCACCGAGCATGACCCGCAAGGCCGAGCCTCCGCGCCGCTGAGCAGCCGGAGAAAAGGGGCCGGAGAAAAGGGGCCGGAGAAAATGTGCCGGAGCACGCTAACACGGCCCTGTCTTAGCCATCTCcctcctcgtcggcgtcgcCCTCTCTCCGCGCGCCGCCAACTTCATCCGCCCGCTCGAGTACGCCCTCGGCTCCCCCGATAAGCTCGCCTCCATCACGCTGGCCTTGTCGCGGCTCGTGCTCGGCGTCCAGCTGGTGCTGGCTGGCGTCCAGCTGCCCAGCCGCTACCTCAGGAGGCAGTGGAGGCCGCTAGCGCTGCTGGTCGGGCCCGTCATGGCCGCCATGTGGATCGTCGCCAGCCTGCTGGTCTGGGCCCTCGTGCCGgacctccccctcctccacgccctcgccgtcggcgccTGCGTCGCCCCCACCGACCCCGTGCTGTCCAGCCTCATCATGAAGGGCCGCTTCGCCGACCGCAACCACCCCAAGGGCCTGCAGGACCTCGTGGTCGCCGAGGCGGGGGCGAACGGCGCGCTTGCGTATCCGTTCCTCTTCCTTGCCCTGTACTTGATCAAGTGCCTCGGGGACGGGAGCGGGGACGGTTCTGCGGCTGAGcaccacggcggcggcggcggcggcgcgagggcggcggtggGGCAGTGGTTCGGCGAGGCCTGGGGCTACGCCGTGCTGCTGGGCATCGTGTACGGCGCGGTGGTGGGCTGGCTGGCCAGGGAGCTGCTGCGCCGGGCCGAGGAGCGCCGGTTCGTCGACCGCCAGAGCTTCCTCGTGCCGGCCGTCTCCCTCGCCCTCTTCGTCGTCGGGACGTGCGGCATGATCGGCAGCGACGACGCGCTCGCCTGCTTCGCGGCGGGCAGCGCGTTCGCGTGGGACGACCGGTTCCGCCTCGACGCCCTCGACGACTCGCTGCAGCCGACCGCCGACATGCTCCTCACCGTCCCCGTCTTCCTGTGGTACGGCGCCGTGTGCCCCTGGGAGGCGTTCCGCGCCAGCCCCGTCGTCCCGCTCGGCAAGCTGGTCGCGCTCGCGGTCCTGGTGCTGCTGGCGCGCCGCCTGCCCTGGGTGTTTCTGCTGCACTGGTTCATCCCGCCGATCGGGCAGGCGCGGCAAGCCGTCTTCGTGGGCTTCTTCGGCCCCGTCGGCGTCTCGGCCATTTTTTACCTCTATGTCGCCCTGGGTTTCCTGCGTACGCTGGACGTGGACGGGAAACCCAGGGCCGATGTCAGGTTGCTACCCGAGGCGGTGACCGTGGTGGTGTGGTTCACTACCATTTGCAGCACCGTaagtctctctctctctttctctctctccctttctctctctcgtcGGAACAATCCGAGACCTCGAGGAGAGCGATGCCAGCTAACAAATAGCCTTCGAGTTCATCCACGGTCTGAGCATCCCGTTCGGAAAAATAGGTCATTTTCTACCAGGGACTGCCTCCCGCGACCCGTCGCCGCCCTTCGGACCTCTCGGAAGCCCGGCTTCCTCTGCGCACGGAGACGAACCCGGCACCGGGCTGAGGCGTTCTGTTTTCAGGGCCAGGGGATCATCCGGGCCCAAGGTTCAGCCTAGGCCGGGAGAGGCTGTGCCTGATCGGCGGAAGGCATCGCATTACGGCAAGGACGTTCTAGTCGACGTGGTGGAAGCCAGTCAAGTCGCGCCGGCCCATGCCTCCGTGCCGTGCGAGCGGCGGATGATTCGGCTCCCCGACGAGCCGACGATGGCCGGAACCCGGGAAACGTGCGGACATGGCCGCGCTGAGCGCTAATAAGCACAGCTTGGCAGCTCGGAGGCTTAACAGGAGAGAGCAGTCTGGCTGCTTGCTCCCCTTCCTGTCCCCCTTCTGTGTGGCAGTCACCATTTGAAGAGATGCGAGAGCGCCCTGGCCTGCCTCCCATGAGTAGCGCGAACGTCAAAGGTTAAAATTTTGGCCGGTGTTGATTATTAATATTATTTATTATTGtcattgttgttgtttttcTATGTCGCCTTCGCCCCCCAGGTCCTTTCAGGGGGATCACTCCGTTCAGTTTGTGATCCGTCCAAGTACTGTGTATATTTGTATGTACACAGTCTATGTAGCACCATGAGCGAAGCGTCTCCGCTCTTTTGGTGGAGGCCATACACCGCGTTGGCGGACACCCCATTGGAACCCCGAACCATCCTCCGTCCAGCTCCAGCTGTCAAACCGGATGAACTAAATTAGCTTCCCTCCACTATCGCAGTGGCGAATCTTCTTGGCTGGTTCAGGGCGCGCTCGAGATCCAGTGGGACCGCAATTGCTCCATCTTCCTGCATCGGACGGCGTTGACTTGACCTGATTCAGCAAACACGCTTAATCGCATTGAGAAGCTGGTTACACAAGGACAGAAGTTGTGTGCACATTACACTTGCATGACAATGGCAGAAACTCGTTCATATCCGAAGAAATCAAGGCATTGACCGAATTCGGAAGAATAAAAAAAATCATGCCGCAGTAGTTCACTTACTATACCTTGCTAAATCGGGTGTCTTTGACTAAGTGGAGGGAGCTGCTCGATGATTTGCCATGCGCGTGTCTCGTGGCGACAGGGTGGCTGAAAGTGATGTGGTCAGGCGTGCTGTTGCAGAGATTTGTGAAAGGGCGTGAGCTCACCGCCCACGGTCTCATGCCTTATGTGCAGGAACTCATGGGAGATACTTGTGCTCTAGATCAGGAATTAGTAGTACATGTACATGCACCTTGCAAGAttcactactccgtacatgtGCTCGTCCGGTAGTGTCGGCACTCT
Coding sequences within it:
- a CDS encoding cytidine deaminase-like protein (hypothetical cytidine deaminase-like), with product MGEDDRSIKRSLAAQDPIVRELVQEDIEHGVLIPLKTTLELRDDYQTGHVLITRTPTKAANPAILLLRNLLPDEIIKGLPHLRRCAKPSDLPAHLKAQFMNESPQSRQIHTGKSSWIYIIVGPENLFNRDEVAQALSTIEGMEEEVFLRRIPVPMVPPTSQVQAAMWSQHFWPSLYRKNNPLGPHPSMIARQTEEIANDAAIWMALAHKVARESHASGYGEPMGACIIQRDEGRTTLVALAGDARWCPRGKVGCSGNPMAHSAMRAISIVAQKLVRAENRKTETRPEPILEFEAFQDKPLLDDEKAVYDLEHPNPDGYLCHGLEMYLTHEPCVMCSMAILHSRMGKVVFRHRMPLTGGLCAEDRGRGHPALKGADGGRGLGLFWRRELNWSMVAWEWESSGCLQPLRVDGATHA